The following are encoded together in the Brassica napus cultivar Da-Ae chromosome A9, Da-Ae, whole genome shotgun sequence genome:
- the LOC106380413 gene encoding uncharacterized protein At4g04775-like, giving the protein MSNESGNSSGTSAGRARGRVVGVPKRCWCGELVVSLMSKSTANPYRKYYRCAFAAEKRLSNDNHTYKWVDEALVDEAEALKIQLGRLEQTIVHERAEEERKRFAEFEMKLETEVFNRMEDAITQAKWEIKKVMGIVVLGCLSMVVVSKLI; this is encoded by the exons ATGAGTAACGAATCTGGAAATTCGAGTGGAACCTCTGCCGGTCGAGCAAGAGGTAGGGTCGTTGGTGTGCCAAAGAGATGTTGGTGTGGGGAATTGGTGGTGTCGTTGATGTCCAAGTCTACAGCAAATCCTTACAGGAAATACTATCGATGTGCATTTGCGGCTGAGAAAAGG CTGAGTAACGATAATCACACATACAAATGGGTTGATGAGGCGTTGGTTGATGAGGCAGAAGCATTGAAAATTCAATTAGGCAGACTTGAGCAGACAATAGTTCATGAGCGtgcagaagaagagagaaagaggttTGCAGAGTTTGAAATGAAGTTAGAGACAGAGGTTTTTAACAGAATGGAAGATGCCATTACTCAAGCCAAATGGGAGATCAAGAAAGTGATGGGGATTGTTGTTTTAGGATGCTTGAGCATGGTTGTGGTATCTAAGCTAATATAG
- the LOC111200549 gene encoding uncharacterized protein LOC111200549, with protein sequence MSEEYEESDIIFSEQATIQECNQKTRFSNIRNDEKGTRQRVAAEKTSPMSIPVNNFRRTEWETTEEEEEDKTPPHVIVERRLKEQIAFSVCALKGRDLNRHRNSVLRMTGFLEA encoded by the coding sequence ATGTCGGAAGAATATGAAGAATCAGACATTATATTTTCCGAGCAAGCCACGATCCAAGAGTGTAACCAGAAAACTAGATTCTCTAACATCAGAAACGACGAGAAGGGCACAAGGCAGCGTGTGGCTGCGGAGAAAACATCTCCCATGAGTATTCCGGTGAATAATTTTCGGCGTACGGAATGGGAAacgacggaggaggaggaggaggataagACTCCTCCACATGTGATAGTCGAAAGAAGGTTGAAAGAGCAAATAGCGTTTTCCGTTTGTGCCCTTAAAGGAAGAGACCTGAATCGTCACCGCAACTCCGTTCTTAGGATGACCGGCTTCTTAGAGGCTTGA
- the LOC106366746 gene encoding uncharacterized protein LOC106366746: MESCVDVPVDWHDVPELESKSPEVEVPEFRSESPDVEAPDVDSDGENRRERNDYEIEKEVMTWVDEPRVKHNFYPETEDDSEEEGEEIQKTVYQRNDIKRGNGELYVGQVFISGIAFKEAVLDYALKMGRNIKQNRYDKTKIGFVCEGKGCSWRIYCSTSGKSPNKWQVKILKKDHSCVPTGTCEMLKVPAIARLFVDKIREEPEYFMPMKIEELIMEKWKIRVTRPQCQHARNKALRWIEREYDEQFGRLRDYCSEIRESNVNSSVELDCVRNDDEVDVFNRFYVCFDIIRRNWKETCRPLIGVDGCFLKSRMKGQLLVALGRDADNAIYPIAWAVVQVENKVNWLWFVRKIKVDLGLNEGDGYFMVSDRQKGLIAAVKTELPLIEHRMCVRHIYGNLKKKYGKKPEMKPKIWNLAWSYNEGDYRANLLDIFSYDRDVYDDVMKSKPEKWCRAFYKLGPFCEDVENNSTESFNNSIGKAREKPFVPMLETIARLAMVRIAKRDVIASSHEGLCTPYVIDMLETLHEKASACTVNPSTNMTYSSTLHGCAHRVSLVNRTCSCRRWEITGIPCEHAYGVMTTRGLEAQDFVVHWFRTTTWRQTYAEGIVPLRGAKFWPVGPEPPIIEPPPPDQPGRKKETKADKKRKKGVNESPVKKKEKFLKRIMHCGICGEANHNARFHKKNPKKVSF; this comes from the coding sequence ATGGAATCTTGTGTTGATGTGCCTGTTGATTGGCATGACGTTCCTGAATTAGAGTCAAAGAGTCCCGAAGTTGAAGTTCCTGAATTCCGGTCAGAGAGTCCCGATGTTGAAGCTCCTGATGTTGACTCTGATGGTGAAAATAGAAGAGAGCGCAATGACTATGAAATTGAGAAAGAAGTAATGACTTGGGTTGATGAACCTCGAGTGAAGCATAATTTCTATCCAGAGACAGAGGATGATAGTGAAGAAGAGGGAGAGGAAATTCAAAAGACGGTATATCAGCGTAATGATATAAAGAGAGGCAATGGAGAGCTGTATGTAGGGCAAGTCTTCATTAGTGGGATTGCGTTTAAGGAGGCAGTGCTGGACTATGCTCTGAAAATGGGTCGGAACATCAAGCAGAATCGATATGATAAAACAAAGATTGGGTTTGTGTGTGAAGGTAAAGGCTGCTCATGGCGTATATACTGCTCAACCTCAGGAAAGTCTCCTAATAAATGGCAGGTGAAGATACTGAAGAAAGATCATAGCTGTGTTCCTACTGGCACATGTGAGATGCTCAAAGTACCCGCAATAGCTCGCTTGTTCGTTGATAAGATCAGAGAAGAACCTGAGTATTTTATGCCGATGAAGATTGAGGAGCTGATTATGGAGAAATGGAAGATCAGAGTAACAAGGCCGCAATGTCAACATGCTAGGAATAAAGCGCTCAGATGGATTGAAAGAGAGTATGATGAGCAGTTTGGAAGGTTGCGTGATTACTGCAGTGAGATAAGGGAATCGAATGTGAATTCTTCTGTTGAGCTTGACTGCGTGCGTAATGACGATGAGGTTGATGTCTTTAACAGATTTTATGTCTGCTTTGACATCATTAGAAGAAATTGGAAAGAAACTTGCAGGCCTCTAATAGGAGTTGATGGCTGTTTTTTAAAGTCTAGGATGAAGGGACAGTTGCTGGTGGCTTTGGGACGGGATGCTGATAACGCGATTTACCCAATCGCATGGGCTGTGGTACAAGTTGAAAACAAGGTTAACTGGTTGTGGTTTGTGAGGAAGATCAAGGTTGATCTAGGATTAAATGAAGGAGACGGCTATTTCATGGTTTCTGATCGTCAAAAAGGGTTGATTGCGGCTGTGAAGACAGAGCTGCCGCTTATTGAGCATAGAATGTGTGTGAGACACATCTACGgtaacttgaaaaaaaaatatgggaaGAAACCTGAGATGAAGCCAAAGATTTGGAACCTTGCTTGGAGCTACAACGAGGGAGACTATAGAGCAAATCTGTTGGACATATTTAGCTACGATCGAGACGTTtatgatgatgtgatgaagtCAAAGCCCGAGAAGTGGTGTAGGGCATTCTACAAGCTCGGACCCTTTTGTGAGGACGTCGAGAACAACTCAACTGAATCATTTAACAACTCAATAGGTAAAGCTCGAGAGAAGCCTTTTGTACCGATGTTGGAAACAATTGCTCGATTAGCAATGGTTCGAATAGCAAAAAGGGATGTCATTGCCAGCAGCCACGAAGGTCTTTGCACACCATATGTGATTGACATGCTGGAGACTTTGCATGAGAAGGCTTCGGCATGCACGGTGAACCCGTCGACGAACATGACATATTCTTCGACTCTTCATGGATGTGCACATAGAGTGAGCTTGGTAAATAGAACTTGCAGTTGTAGGAGATGGGAGATTACAGGGATTCCTTGTGAGCACGCATATGGAGTGATGACGACAAGAGGATTGGAAGCTCAAGACTTTGTGGTTCACTGGTTTAGGACAACTACTTGGAGGCAAACATATGCTGAAGGGATTGTTCCGTTGCGGGGAGCAAAGTTCTGGCCCGTGGGACCAGAACCACCAATCATTGAACCTCCGCCACCAGATCAACCAGGCCGAAAGAAGGAAACCAAAGcagataaaaagagaaaaaaaggagTGAATGAATCACCAgtgaaaaagaaggagaagTTCTTAAAGCGAATCATGCATTGCGGAATATGTGGTGAAGCCAATCACAACGCCAGATTCCATAAAAAGAATCCAAAAAAGGTGAGTTTCTGA